A DNA window from Corynebacterium ciconiae DSM 44920 contains the following coding sequences:
- the argJ gene encoding bifunctional glutamate N-acetyltransferase/amino-acid acetyltransferase ArgJ, whose product MSTHSITTPAGFVAAATTAGIKPSGKSDMALVVNQGPEFVAAGAFTRNRIVASPVKLSRTAVADGQLKAVLYNSGNANACNGARGDQDAAELTAQVAEALQCSPTDVAACSTGLIGEPLPMDKARAGVTALVGDLGDHGAAAAQAILTTDTTDKQSFFSGEGWSLAGMGKGVGMIAPSLATMLVCLTTDAKITDSMADEAIHKATAVTFDTLDIDGSTSTNDTVLLLASGASGIQPSQEELDAAVLKVCADLADAMQADAEGVTKRVKIEVTGTDSDEEALNAARTLGRDNLFKCAMFGSDPNWGRVLAAVGMADAAMDPEHIAVYFNDHPVCIDTGGTPDAREVDLSGADISVRVDLGTGGDGYAMVRTTDLSHAYVEINSAYSS is encoded by the coding sequence ATGAGCACTCACAGCATCACCACCCCCGCTGGCTTCGTTGCAGCGGCTACCACCGCAGGTATCAAGCCTTCAGGCAAGTCGGATATGGCGCTAGTGGTCAATCAGGGGCCCGAGTTTGTGGCCGCTGGTGCCTTTACCCGCAATCGAATTGTGGCATCGCCGGTGAAGCTTTCCCGCACAGCGGTGGCCGATGGCCAACTCAAGGCGGTGCTTTACAACTCCGGTAATGCCAATGCCTGCAATGGCGCACGAGGCGATCAGGACGCCGCCGAGCTCACCGCGCAGGTAGCCGAGGCTCTTCAGTGCAGTCCCACGGATGTGGCTGCCTGCTCCACTGGTTTAATTGGTGAGCCGCTACCTATGGACAAGGCCCGTGCTGGTGTGACCGCATTGGTGGGGGATCTGGGCGATCACGGCGCAGCCGCGGCCCAGGCGATTCTCACCACGGACACCACGGATAAGCAGAGCTTTTTTAGCGGCGAAGGCTGGAGCCTTGCAGGCATGGGCAAGGGAGTGGGCATGATCGCTCCTTCTCTGGCGACCATGCTGGTGTGTCTGACCACTGACGCGAAGATCACCGACAGCATGGCGGACGAGGCGATTCATAAGGCCACCGCAGTTACCTTCGACACCCTCGATATTGATGGCTCGACCTCCACCAATGACACTGTATTGCTGCTGGCCTCTGGGGCGTCGGGAATTCAACCCAGCCAGGAGGAGCTCGATGCAGCGGTGCTCAAGGTGTGTGCCGATTTGGCAGATGCGATGCAGGCCGACGCCGAGGGCGTGACGAAGCGAGTGAAGATCGAAGTCACCGGTACCGACTCGGATGAGGAGGCGCTCAACGCTGCCCGCACCTTGGGCCGTGACAACTTGTTCAAGTGCGCGATGTTCGGTTCAGACCCCAACTGGGGCCGAGTGCTGGCCGCGGTGGGCATGGCTGACGCCGCCATGGATCCGGAGCACATTGCGGTCTACTTCAACGATCATCCGGTGTGTATTGATACTGGCGGAACCCCCGATGCCCGCGAGGTGGACCTATCGGGTGCGGATATCTCGGTGCGGGTGGATCTGGGCACCGGCGGTGATGGTTACGCCATGGTCCGCACGACAGACCTCTCCCACGCCTATGTGGAGATCAATAGCGCCTATTCCAGCTAG
- a CDS encoding antibiotic biosynthesis monooxygenase family protein, with translation MTIREVAQFFIEEGKEEDFIAAYTGAVVQITSSEGCHGAVLRRGIETPTWFVLMVEWDSVEAHQAFRDSERLAKWRAPITPFFAKPPTVEHVEDVA, from the coding sequence ATGACCATTCGCGAAGTTGCACAGTTTTTCATTGAAGAAGGTAAAGAAGAAGACTTCATCGCTGCCTACACCGGCGCCGTGGTTCAGATCACCTCCTCCGAGGGCTGCCACGGGGCCGTGTTGCGTCGAGGCATCGAAACCCCGACCTGGTTTGTGCTGATGGTCGAGTGGGACTCGGTAGAGGCCCACCAGGCCTTTCGTGATTCGGAGCGGCTAGCGAAGTGGCGTGCCCCGATCACTCCGTTCTTTGCCAAGCCGCCGACAGTGGAGCACGTCGAGGACGTGGCCTAG
- the argF gene encoding ornithine carbamoyltransferase encodes MITTVRHFLADDDLSPAEQAEVLRLALALKKDRFAERTFAGPKTVALLLDKTSTRTRFSFHAGIAELQGSPIVVDTSSSQMGKGETFQDTGAVLSRFVSLIAWRTYAHSNLEQMAETATVPIINALSDDLHPCQILADLLTCVEHLCPEQGPEGLRGTKAVYLGDGANNMANSYILGCATAGMDITIIAPEGFHAEQRFVERGQAIGAQTGATVKVSADVADVAGADVVITDTWVSMGMENDGVDRTTPFQPYQVNAEVMSLAKDSAIFLHCLPAYRGSEVTAEVIDGPQSVVFDEAENRLHAQKALMVWLMAAQTGDKVASLEGES; translated from the coding sequence GTGATAACGACAGTGCGACATTTCCTCGCCGATGATGATCTCAGCCCCGCCGAGCAGGCGGAAGTGCTGCGGCTGGCGCTGGCGCTGAAGAAGGATCGCTTCGCGGAACGCACATTCGCTGGGCCTAAAACCGTGGCGCTGCTGTTAGATAAGACATCCACCCGCACCCGCTTTTCCTTCCACGCCGGTATTGCAGAGCTGCAGGGCAGCCCCATCGTGGTGGATACCAGCAGCAGCCAGATGGGAAAGGGCGAGACCTTCCAAGACACCGGCGCGGTGCTGTCTCGTTTCGTGTCTTTGATCGCGTGGCGCACCTATGCGCATTCGAATCTCGAGCAGATGGCCGAGACCGCCACGGTGCCGATCATCAACGCCCTGAGCGATGATCTTCACCCGTGCCAGATCCTGGCAGATCTTCTCACCTGTGTGGAGCATCTCTGCCCCGAGCAGGGGCCGGAGGGGCTGCGCGGCACCAAGGCGGTGTACCTGGGTGATGGGGCCAATAACATGGCGAATTCCTACATTCTGGGCTGCGCCACCGCGGGGATGGATATCACCATCATCGCCCCCGAGGGCTTCCATGCGGAGCAGCGATTTGTTGAGCGCGGCCAGGCAATTGGCGCCCAGACGGGGGCCACGGTGAAGGTGAGCGCCGATGTCGCAGACGTGGCTGGTGCCGATGTTGTCATCACCGATACGTGGGTATCGATGGGCATGGAAAATGATGGAGTTGATCGCACCACGCCCTTCCAGCCCTACCAAGTTAACGCCGAGGTCATGAGCCTAGCCAAGGATTCAGCTATCTTCTTGCACTGCCTACCGGCTTACCGTGGCAGCGAGGTCACCGCGGAGGTGATCGATGGACCGCAGTCGGTGGTCTTCGACGAGGCGGAAAACCGCCTGCACGCGCAGAAGGCGCTGATGGTGTGGCTCATGGCTGCCCAGACGGGAGACAAGGTGGCGAGCCTGGAGGGCGAAAGCTAA
- a CDS encoding acetylornithine transaminase, giving the protein MTALESWPSALMNTYGTPAVELSSGEGAHVTDAEGRSYIDMLAGIAVNALGHAHPALIDAVSTQTQTLGHVSNLFASAPTVELAQRLKGQLSRLDEQAGESAKVFFCNSGGEANEAAFKLARLTKRSRVLTAVHGFHGRTMGSLALTGQADKRAPFEPLPAGVEYYPYGDVAALTEMVERNPSDVAAIMLEPIQGETGVVPAPEGFLRAVRELCDRHGILMIVDEVQTGIGRTGEFWAFEHEPGVIPDVITMAKGLGGGLPLGACMATGSAAELFGPGSHGTTFGGNPIVCAAGRAVVDIVADPAFLAEVRDKGQRLADGVDKLALVDHVRGRGLMLGLVLTQPVAKKVVQAGYRHGLILNACGDDVVRLTPPLVITESDIDSAIARFADTCKEVEQ; this is encoded by the coding sequence ATGACTGCTCTCGAATCATGGCCCAGCGCGCTCATGAACACCTATGGCACGCCCGCGGTGGAGCTATCTTCCGGTGAGGGTGCCCACGTCACCGACGCCGAGGGGCGCAGCTACATCGATATGCTCGCCGGCATCGCCGTCAACGCGCTCGGCCATGCACATCCAGCGCTTATCGACGCCGTCTCCACGCAAACCCAGACCCTCGGGCACGTCTCTAACCTTTTTGCCTCAGCGCCGACAGTGGAGCTGGCGCAAAGGCTGAAGGGCCAGTTGTCGCGCCTCGACGAGCAGGCTGGCGAAAGTGCAAAGGTCTTCTTCTGTAACTCCGGTGGGGAAGCCAATGAGGCCGCATTCAAGCTTGCTCGCTTGACTAAACGGTCCCGAGTGCTCACGGCGGTGCATGGCTTTCACGGCCGCACCATGGGCTCATTGGCGCTGACCGGCCAAGCCGATAAGCGCGCGCCTTTTGAACCGCTGCCCGCCGGGGTGGAGTACTACCCCTACGGTGATGTCGCCGCTCTGACCGAGATGGTAGAGCGCAATCCGAGCGATGTTGCCGCCATCATGCTCGAGCCGATCCAGGGCGAAACCGGTGTGGTTCCTGCCCCCGAAGGCTTCCTGCGAGCGGTGCGTGAGCTGTGTGATCGCCACGGCATCCTGATGATTGTGGACGAGGTACAGACCGGTATTGGCCGCACCGGCGAGTTTTGGGCCTTTGAGCACGAGCCGGGAGTTATCCCCGATGTCATCACCATGGCTAAAGGGCTTGGCGGCGGCTTACCGCTCGGCGCCTGCATGGCCACCGGCTCCGCGGCGGAGTTGTTCGGGCCAGGTTCGCATGGCACCACCTTCGGCGGCAATCCCATTGTGTGCGCGGCTGGGCGGGCAGTGGTGGACATTGTGGCTGATCCCGCCTTCTTGGCCGAGGTGCGGGACAAGGGACAGCGCCTGGCTGATGGCGTCGACAAGCTTGCGTTGGTCGATCATGTGCGCGGCCGTGGGCTCATGCTTGGGCTCGTGCTCACTCAACCGGTGGCCAAAAAGGTGGTACAGGCGGGTTATCGCCACGGCCTGATCCTCAATGCCTGCGGTGATGATGTGGTGCGTTTGACCCCGCCGCTGGTGATTACCGAGTCCGATATTGATAGTGCGATCGCGCGCTTCGCCGATACGTGTAAAGAGGTAGAACAGTGA
- the argC gene encoding N-acetyl-gamma-glutamyl-phosphate reductase, translating to MTITVAVAGATGYAGSEILRLLLAHPAYLRGELRIGALTANSSAGQSVAELMPHVVPLNDRVIEETTAENLAGHDVVFLGLPHGFSAEIARQVGQESIVIDCAADFRLRDPEAWRRYYASEHAGSWPYGIPEMPGHREQLRGARRIAVPGCFPTGATLALMPAVAAGLIEKDIAITSITGVSGAGKKASVPLLGSETMGSLKAYNTAGKHRHTPEIIQNLSELSDGEITLSFTPVLAPLPRGILTTATARVNAGVSAEDARAAYEEFYASEPFVQLLPAGVQPQTQNVVGANSCHVQVELDELSGRLLLSSAIDNLTKGTAGAAVQCMNLALGWEETLGLPLVGVAP from the coding sequence ATGACTATTACTGTTGCCGTCGCTGGAGCAACCGGCTATGCAGGTTCTGAGATCCTGCGCCTGTTGCTCGCTCACCCCGCCTACCTCCGCGGAGAGCTGCGTATTGGCGCGCTTACGGCTAACTCCTCTGCGGGGCAGAGCGTGGCAGAACTGATGCCGCATGTGGTGCCCTTGAACGATAGGGTCATCGAGGAGACCACCGCAGAGAATCTCGCCGGCCACGATGTGGTCTTTTTGGGGCTGCCGCATGGCTTCTCGGCCGAGATCGCCCGCCAGGTGGGGCAGGAGTCCATCGTGATCGACTGCGCCGCAGATTTTCGTCTCCGCGACCCAGAGGCGTGGCGCCGCTACTACGCATCAGAGCATGCAGGCAGTTGGCCCTATGGCATCCCAGAAATGCCCGGACATAGGGAACAGCTACGAGGTGCTCGGCGCATCGCAGTGCCTGGTTGTTTCCCCACAGGCGCCACCCTGGCGCTCATGCCGGCGGTTGCGGCCGGATTGATTGAGAAGGATATCGCGATCACCTCCATCACGGGTGTCTCTGGGGCAGGGAAGAAGGCCTCGGTGCCGTTGCTCGGCTCGGAAACCATGGGCTCGCTCAAGGCCTATAACACCGCCGGCAAGCACCGACACACCCCGGAGATCATCCAGAACCTCTCCGAGCTCAGCGACGGTGAGATCACCCTCAGCTTCACCCCAGTGCTGGCGCCCTTGCCGCGCGGCATTCTCACCACCGCTACTGCACGGGTGAATGCGGGGGTGAGCGCCGAGGATGCTCGGGCGGCCTACGAGGAGTTCTACGCCAGCGAGCCCTTCGTGCAGCTACTCCCCGCCGGTGTGCAGCCGCAGACGCAAAACGTGGTGGGCGCTAATAGCTGCCACGTGCAGGTCGAGCTCGATGAGCTATCGGGGCGTCTGCTTCTTAGCTCCGCGATCGACAACCTCACCAAGGGAACCGCAGGGGCGGCGGTGCAGTGCATGAATCTAGCCCTCGGGTGGGAAGAAACGCTGGGGCTACCCTTGGTAGGTGTTGCGCCCTAA
- the argB gene encoding acetylglutamate kinase: protein MTNNLTRNLDNEVRANVLAEALPWLQHFRDKIVVVKYGGNAMVDEELKAAFAADMVFLRTVGAKPVVVHGGGPQISKMLARVGLEGEFKGGFRVTTSEVMDIVRMVLFGQVGRDLVGLINSHGPYAVGTSGEDAGLFTATKRYVDVGGEHLDIGLVGDIVDVNPEALMDIIDAGRIPVVSTIAPGLDGEVYNINADTAAGALASAIGAERLLILTNVEGLYTDWPDTSSLVSKITATELSRILPDLHEGMIPKMESCLRAVEQGINAAHVVDGRIAHSVLLELLTEGGIGTMVLPDSYDTEDYPESTIFRKDA, encoded by the coding sequence ATGACAAACAACCTAACCAGGAATCTGGATAACGAGGTCCGGGCGAATGTGCTGGCCGAAGCTTTGCCGTGGCTGCAGCATTTCCGCGACAAGATCGTTGTGGTCAAATACGGCGGCAATGCCATGGTGGACGAGGAGCTGAAGGCAGCTTTCGCCGCGGACATGGTGTTTTTGCGCACCGTGGGTGCGAAGCCGGTGGTGGTGCACGGCGGCGGGCCGCAGATCTCGAAGATGTTGGCTCGAGTCGGCCTCGAGGGGGAGTTTAAAGGCGGATTCCGCGTGACCACCTCCGAGGTGATGGACATTGTGCGCATGGTGCTTTTCGGCCAGGTCGGTCGCGACCTGGTGGGATTGATCAATTCCCACGGCCCGTATGCGGTGGGGACCTCGGGTGAGGACGCCGGGCTTTTTACCGCCACTAAGCGCTACGTGGATGTCGGCGGGGAGCATCTCGACATCGGCTTGGTGGGAGACATCGTGGATGTCAACCCTGAAGCATTGATGGATATCATTGATGCCGGCCGTATCCCGGTAGTGTCCACGATCGCCCCAGGTCTCGATGGCGAGGTTTATAACATCAACGCCGACACCGCAGCAGGGGCTTTGGCCAGCGCCATTGGCGCCGAGCGTTTACTCATCCTCACCAACGTCGAGGGGCTCTATACCGACTGGCCGGATACCTCTTCGTTGGTATCCAAGATCACCGCCACAGAGCTGTCGAGGATCCTGCCCGACCTGCACGAGGGCATGATCCCGAAGATGGAATCATGTCTCAGGGCTGTGGAGCAGGGCATCAATGCCGCCCATGTGGTCGATGGTCGGATTGCTCATTCCGTGCTGCTCGAGCTGCTCACCGAAGGCGGCATCGGCACCATGGTGCTGCCCGATTCTTATGACACTGAGGATTACCCAGAATCCACTATTTTTAGGAAGGACGCCTAA
- a CDS encoding arginine repressor: MATPRSRVARHQRILDLVRSQKISSQQQLSELLAQDGFAVTQATLSRDLDEVGAAKTRDQSGQSYYYLPADGEASTTDGLREKFRRVLDELLVGIDSSGNIAMLRTPAGAAQYLASYIDRVELPEIAGCIAGDDTIFVLAREPLTGKELADYLRSRD, from the coding sequence ATGGCGACCCCCCGCAGCAGAGTGGCGCGGCACCAGCGGATCCTGGACTTGGTGCGCTCGCAGAAGATCTCCAGCCAGCAGCAATTGTCCGAGTTGCTGGCTCAAGACGGTTTCGCCGTCACCCAAGCGACCCTGTCTCGGGACCTCGACGAGGTCGGTGCCGCCAAAACCCGAGACCAGAGTGGGCAGAGCTATTACTATCTGCCGGCAGATGGCGAGGCCTCGACGACCGACGGCCTGAGGGAGAAATTCCGGCGAGTGCTCGACGAGTTGCTCGTGGGCATTGATTCCTCCGGCAATATCGCGATGCTGCGCACTCCTGCAGGCGCGGCCCAGTATTTGGCTAGCTATATCGACCGCGTGGAGCTGCCGGAGATCGCCGGTTGCATCGCGGGCGATGACACCATTTTTGTCCTGGCTCGCGAGCCCTTGACGGGCAAAGAGCTGGCGGATTACTTGCGCTCCCGCGACTAG